From one Micromonospora siamensis genomic stretch:
- a CDS encoding discoidin domain-containing protein has protein sequence MSPLPRTARPPHHPARRLLAAAVTALLAAAALVAGPSVASAAGTLLSQGRPTTASSSENAGTAAGYATDGNPGTRWSSAFGDPQWLQVDLGATATVSQVTLTWEAAYARAYQIQTSTDGASWTTVYATTTGDGGTDDLTVTGTGRYVRVYGTARATAYGYSLWEFQVYGTTGTGGGCGATNTAKGRPATASSVENAGTPASAAVDGDTGTRWSSAFGDPQWLRVDLGAGQSICRVTLTWEAAYARAYQIQTSTDGTSWTTVYATTTGDGGTDAVTVSGTGRYLRVYGTVRATAYGYSLWELAVNTTGGTTIPGGGSLGPNVLTFDPSMSGATIQNQLDTVFRTQEANQFGTQRYALLFKPGDYSGINAQIGFYTSIMGLGRNPGDVRIHGDVTVDAGWFNGNATQNFWRSASNMQVFPSAGFTRWAVSQAAPFRRMDIQGDLNLAPAGYGWASGGYIADSRVTGIVQPYSQQQWYTRDSNVGGYQNAVWNVTNSGVVGAPATSFPNPPYTTLARTPVSRDVPYLYLDAAGGYNVFVPSTRTNASGASWLGGSTPGTSLPLSQFYVAHPGDSAATINAALAQGLNLLFTPGVYDVTETITVNRPGTVVLGLGFPTLIPQNGVTAMSVADVDGVRLAGLLLDAGPINSPVLLRVGTAGATASHAADPTSIQDVFFRIGGAGAGKATTSLVVNSNDTLIDHIWAWRADHGTGVGWTVNTADTGLVVNGANVTALGLFVEHYQKYEVVWNGENGRIVFFQNELPYDPPNAAAWTNGSMVGYAAVKVAGGVSTFEGWGMGSYCYFNVDPTITAYHSFEAPVAPGVRFHDLLTVSLGGNGSITHVVNDTGATAQGTATVPVNLVSYP, from the coding sequence ATGTCGCCGCTGCCCCGCACCGCCAGACCACCACACCACCCCGCCCGCCGGCTGCTCGCCGCCGCCGTCACCGCGCTGCTCGCCGCCGCCGCGCTGGTCGCCGGCCCGTCGGTCGCCTCCGCCGCCGGAACCCTGCTGTCGCAGGGCCGGCCCACCACCGCGTCGTCGAGCGAGAACGCCGGCACCGCCGCCGGCTACGCCACCGACGGCAACCCCGGCACCCGCTGGTCCAGCGCCTTCGGCGACCCGCAGTGGCTCCAGGTCGACCTCGGTGCCACCGCCACCGTCAGCCAGGTCACCCTCACCTGGGAGGCGGCGTACGCGCGGGCGTACCAGATCCAGACCTCGACCGACGGCGCCAGCTGGACCACCGTGTACGCCACCACCACCGGCGACGGCGGCACCGACGACCTCACGGTGACCGGCACCGGCCGCTACGTGCGGGTGTACGGCACCGCCCGGGCCACCGCCTACGGCTACTCGCTCTGGGAGTTCCAGGTTTACGGGACCACCGGAACCGGCGGCGGCTGCGGCGCCACCAACACCGCCAAGGGCCGGCCGGCCACCGCCTCGTCGGTCGAGAACGCCGGCACCCCCGCCTCCGCCGCCGTCGACGGTGACACCGGCACCCGCTGGTCCAGCGCCTTCGGCGACCCGCAGTGGCTCCGGGTGGACCTCGGCGCCGGCCAGAGCATCTGCCGGGTCACCCTGACCTGGGAGGCGGCGTACGCGCGGGCGTACCAGATCCAGACCTCGACCGACGGGACCAGCTGGACCACCGTGTACGCCACCACCACCGGTGACGGTGGCACCGACGCGGTAACCGTCTCCGGCACCGGCCGCTACCTGCGGGTGTACGGCACCGTCCGGGCCACCGCCTACGGCTACTCGCTCTGGGAACTGGCTGTGAACACCACCGGCGGCACCACCATCCCCGGCGGTGGGTCGCTCGGCCCGAACGTGCTCACCTTCGACCCGTCGATGTCCGGCGCCACCATCCAGAACCAGCTCGACACCGTCTTCCGCACGCAGGAGGCCAACCAGTTCGGCACCCAGCGGTACGCGCTGCTGTTCAAGCCGGGCGACTATTCCGGCATCAACGCCCAGATCGGCTTCTACACCTCGATAATGGGCCTGGGCCGTAACCCCGGCGACGTCCGCATCCACGGTGACGTCACCGTCGACGCCGGCTGGTTCAACGGCAACGCCACCCAGAACTTCTGGCGCTCCGCGTCGAACATGCAGGTCTTCCCGTCCGCCGGGTTCACCCGCTGGGCGGTCTCCCAGGCCGCGCCGTTCCGCCGGATGGACATCCAGGGCGACCTCAACCTGGCCCCCGCCGGCTACGGCTGGGCCAGCGGCGGCTACATCGCCGACTCCCGGGTCACCGGCATCGTCCAGCCCTACTCCCAGCAGCAGTGGTACACCCGGGACAGCAACGTGGGCGGCTACCAGAACGCCGTCTGGAACGTGACGAACTCGGGCGTGGTCGGCGCGCCCGCGACCAGCTTCCCGAACCCGCCGTACACCACCCTGGCCCGGACCCCGGTCAGCCGCGACGTGCCCTACCTCTACCTGGACGCGGCCGGCGGCTACAACGTGTTCGTGCCGTCGACCCGGACCAACGCCTCCGGCGCCTCCTGGCTCGGCGGATCCACCCCGGGCACCTCGCTGCCGCTGAGCCAGTTCTACGTCGCGCACCCGGGCGACTCGGCCGCCACCATCAACGCCGCGCTGGCCCAGGGCCTGAACCTGCTGTTCACCCCCGGCGTCTACGACGTCACCGAGACGATCACCGTCAACCGGCCCGGCACCGTCGTGCTCGGCCTCGGCTTCCCGACGCTGATCCCGCAGAACGGGGTGACCGCGATGTCCGTCGCCGACGTCGACGGGGTCCGCCTGGCCGGGCTGCTCCTCGACGCCGGTCCGATCAACTCCCCGGTGCTGCTGCGGGTCGGGACGGCCGGCGCCACGGCGAGCCACGCCGCCGACCCCACCTCGATCCAGGACGTCTTCTTCCGCATCGGCGGCGCGGGCGCCGGCAAGGCCACCACCAGCCTGGTCGTCAACAGCAACGACACCCTGATCGACCACATCTGGGCCTGGCGGGCCGACCACGGCACCGGGGTCGGCTGGACGGTCAACACCGCCGACACCGGGCTGGTGGTCAACGGCGCCAACGTCACCGCCCTGGGCCTGTTCGTCGAGCACTACCAGAAGTACGAGGTGGTCTGGAACGGGGAGAACGGCCGGATCGTCTTCTTCCAGAACGAGCTGCCGTACGACCCACCGAACGCCGCCGCCTGGACGAACGGGTCGATGGTCGGCTACGCGGCGGTCAAGGTGGCGGGCGGGGTGAGCACCTTCGAGGGCTGGGGGATGGGCAGCTACTGCTACTTCAACGTCGACCCGACGATCACCGCGTACCACTCCTTCGAGGCGCCGGTCGCCCCCGGTGTCCGGTTCCACGACCTGCTCACCGTCTCGCTCGGCGGCAACGGCTCGATCACCCACGTCGTCAACGACACCGGCGCCACCGCGCAGGGCACCGCGACGGTCCCGGTGAACCTGGTCAGCTACCCGTGA
- a CDS encoding GNAT family N-acetyltransferase, which yields MTTPDITVATRADRPRAISSLVAAFAADPVLRHLFPDDADYPRYAAAFFGHLFDKRVDQKTIWTISGGASLAMWDAPAARTAQPDDPLAAQLPVDALARMHAYDEAVRAALPRTPYWYLGVLGTDPAHAGKQWGRAVMAQGLRRAAADGLPALLETGNPVDVEIYRRAGWEVAQVVTTAAPLTIWIMQR from the coding sequence GTGACGACCCCCGACATCACCGTTGCCACCCGGGCGGACCGGCCCCGCGCGATCAGCTCCCTGGTCGCCGCGTTCGCCGCCGACCCGGTCCTGCGCCACCTGTTCCCCGACGACGCCGACTACCCGCGGTACGCCGCCGCGTTCTTCGGCCACCTCTTCGACAAGCGGGTGGACCAGAAGACGATCTGGACCATCTCCGGTGGCGCCTCGCTCGCCATGTGGGACGCGCCGGCGGCCCGGACGGCGCAACCGGACGATCCGCTCGCCGCCCAGCTGCCCGTCGACGCGCTGGCCCGGATGCACGCCTACGACGAGGCGGTGCGCGCCGCCCTGCCGCGCACCCCGTACTGGTACCTCGGCGTGCTGGGCACCGATCCCGCGCACGCCGGCAAGCAGTGGGGGCGGGCCGTCATGGCGCAGGGGTTGCGTCGGGCGGCCGCGGACGGCCTGCCGGCGCTGCTGGAGACCGGCAATCCGGTCGACGTGGAGATCTATCGCCGCGCCGGCTGGGAGGTGGCGCAGGTGGTGACGACCGCTGCGCCGCTGACCATCTGGATCATGCAGCGGTAG
- a CDS encoding 50S ribosomal protein L36, translating to MKVRSSLRGLKRKPNSIVVRRRGKLFVINKADSRQKARQG from the coding sequence ATGAAGGTCAGAAGCTCGCTGCGTGGACTGAAGCGCAAGCCGAACTCGATCGTGGTTCGCCGCAGGGGCAAGCTCTTCGTCATCAACAAGGCCGATTCCCGGCAGAAGGCCCGCCAGGGCTGA
- a CDS encoding DUF5709 domain-containing protein yields the protein MSTDSFQQYDDVEDDGVLDASDTLDDGVGDPLDTGIAASDRWSGADRFGTTAAEERAGESLEQLLAEEEPDVTGDDPDAYGDSDELTPRGYESDPRAGRLVERDEGFGEDDEPDSVGRDVGIDGGGASAEEAAVHVVDGPDDRSDTPLW from the coding sequence ATGAGCACCGACAGCTTCCAGCAGTACGACGACGTGGAGGACGACGGCGTCCTCGACGCCTCCGACACCCTCGACGACGGCGTCGGTGACCCGCTGGACACCGGCATCGCCGCGAGCGACCGCTGGTCCGGCGCCGACCGGTTCGGCACCACCGCCGCCGAGGAGCGCGCCGGGGAGTCCCTCGAGCAGCTGCTCGCCGAGGAGGAGCCGGACGTCACCGGCGACGACCCCGACGCCTACGGCGACTCCGACGAGCTGACCCCGCGCGGCTACGAGTCTGACCCGCGCGCCGGCCGGCTGGTCGAGCGCGACGAGGGCTTCGGCGAGGACGACGAGCCGGACTCCGTGGGCCGGGACGTCGGCATCGACGGCGGCGGCGCCAGCGCCGAGGAGGCCGCCGTGCACGTCGTCGACGGCCCGGACGACCGGTCCGACACCCCGCTCTGGTGA